From the genome of Bacteroidota bacterium:
CTCCAATATGTTTGGAATTCATCACATCATATGCACCACCAAAAGCTTTACGGGTGATTACAGAAACGCGGGCAACCGTTGCTTCAGAAAAAGCATACAGCAATTTTGCTCCATTGGTAATAATGCCATTCCATTCCTGATCGGTTCCAGGTAAAAAGCCCGGAACATCAACTAAAACTAAAAGTGGGATGTTAAATGAATCGCAAAAACGAACAAAACGAGCTCCTTTTTTGGAAGCATCAATGTCCAATACACCTGCTAAACTTGCTGGCTGATTGGCAACAATACCAATGCTTTTTCCTGCAAGTCGTCCAAAGCCAACGACAATATTCTCAGCATAATCTTTATGAATTTCGAAAAAACTGTCATCATCAATTGCCTTCTCAATCACTTCTTTTATATCGTAAGGCTGATTATCATTGTCAGGAAGAATGGAGTCTAAATCCATTACAAACTCCGAATCATCAGATTTGTATTCTAGTGAGGGTGGGTTTTCTTCACAATTTTGAGGAATATAACTCAGTAGCTTCTTGATATTTTCAATAGCTTCCATTTCATTAGCTGAAGTGTAGTGGCAAACTCCAGATTTGGATGCATGTGTAAATGCTCCACCTAATTCTTCAAAAGTGACTTCCTCATGTGTAACTGTTTTAACCACATTAGGGCCAGTAACAAACATATGAGATGAACTATCAACCATCATAATAAAATCGGTTATTGCTGGAGAATAAACGGCTCCTCCGGCACAAGGACCCATAATGGATGATATCTGAGGAATTACACCAGAAGCACGAGTGTTTCTATAAAATATATCGGCATAACCTCCTAATGAAACTATTCCTTCTTGAATTCGGGCGCCACCTGAATCATTTAAACCAATAACTGGAGCCCCATTTTTCATGGCAAGATCCATGATTTTGACAATTTTCTCTGCATGTTTTTCGGCCAACGATCCCCCGAACACGGTGAAGTCCTGAGAAAAAATATAAACCAATCGTCCATTGATATTTCCATAACCAGTAATTACCCCATCACCAAGGAATTTTTGCTTTTCCAAGCCATACTGATTTGATCGGTGCTGAACCAACATACCTGTTTCTTGAAATGAACCTTCATCCAATAAGAAATGAATTCTTTCTCGTGCAGTTAGTTTTCCTTTTTTGTGTTGAGATTCTATTCTTTTCTCTCCACCACCTTTTAGGGCTTCATTTCTTTTTTCGTCTAGTTGTTGATATTTGCTCATAAATGAATGTTTATCTTGTCATATTTTAATATCAATATATATGCCTGCAAAAGTAAAGAATTCGACCGACATACAGTATATTTGAATCGATTACTATTTAGCTTATTCTGATAATTAAATAATATAATACACTGAATAATGGAAAAGATTCTTGTTGCCAATAGAGGAGAAATTGCACTCAGAGTTATGCGTTCAGCAAAGGAAATGGGTATTAAAACAGTAGCAATTTATTCTGAAGTTGACCGATTGGCACCCCATGTACGGTATGCAAACGAAGCTGTTTGTATTGGGCCAGCTCCATCCAAGGACTCTTATCTAAGAATTGATAAAATTTTAAAGATTTGTAAAGATTTAAAGGTAGATGGGATTCACCCGGGTTATGGTTTCTTATCTGAAAATGCTGAATTTGCTAAATTGGTAGAAGCTGAAGGAATAAAATTTATTGGACCAAATCCAAAAGCCATCGAAATGATGGGAAATAAATTAGCAGCTAAAGATGCAGTTAAAGATTACAATATCCCTATGGTTCCGGGAACTGACTATGCGATTGGTGATATAGATGAAGCAAAAAAAATAGCAGCTAAAATTGGATTTCCGATTTTAATTAAAGCTGCAGCAGGTGGCGGTGGCAAAGGTATGCGCATAGTTGAAGATGTGGAATCCTTTGAAGAACAAATGAAACTAGCTGTAAGTGAGGCTACCAATGCATTTGGTGATGGTTCTGTTTTTATTGAAAAATACATTGCGTCTCCTCGTCATATTGAAATTCAAATTTTAGCAGATAATTATGGTAACATTATTCATTTAAACGAAAGAGAATGTTCCATTC
Proteins encoded in this window:
- a CDS encoding acyl-CoA carboxylase subunit beta; translation: MSKYQQLDEKRNEALKGGGEKRIESQHKKGKLTARERIHFLLDEGSFQETGMLVQHRSNQYGLEKQKFLGDGVITGYGNINGRLVYIFSQDFTVFGGSLAEKHAEKIVKIMDLAMKNGAPVIGLNDSGGARIQEGIVSLGGYADIFYRNTRASGVIPQISSIMGPCAGGAVYSPAITDFIMMVDSSSHMFVTGPNVVKTVTHEEVTFEELGGAFTHASKSGVCHYTSANEMEAIENIKKLLSYIPQNCEENPPSLEYKSDDSEFVMDLDSILPDNDNQPYDIKEVIEKAIDDDSFFEIHKDYAENIVVGFGRLAGKSIGIVANQPASLAGVLDIDASKKGARFVRFCDSFNIPLLVLVDVPGFLPGTDQEWNGIITNGAKLLYAFSEATVARVSVITRKAFGGAYDVMNSKHIGADMNFAWPNASIAVMGPKGAAEIIFRKEIADAEKPEEKLLEKEAEYTTEFLHPYRGAAHGYIDEVIKPHETRDRLIRAFKMLENKVDTLPRKKHGNIPL